One Phoenix dactylifera cultivar Barhee BC4 chromosome 8, palm_55x_up_171113_PBpolish2nd_filt_p, whole genome shotgun sequence genomic window carries:
- the LOC103703008 gene encoding transcription factor GTE4 isoform X2, with protein sequence MASGPLVGGGAGGDGSWEKQRWAESNKVYTRKSHKKTPKPTSNPRPPPSSDQAPTAAAAADAAASSVRHPPPLQPPAPSSVASDDDASSLNRPQLPDGAQRSQHNCHSRSVTIRLASRSRQEIRELRRKLTAELDQIRSLSRKIEVHEVQLASAAAAASSAPAAGYTHSQLSVTDPKTPISSKTPGSAPFRRQLSVSVATDNNPSEGVEKEKRTPKANQYYRNSDFVLGKEKFPPEPHAHKKSKANGGKKHSLGELDYGAQAAESKLYTQAFKSCAALLSKLMKHKHGWVFNSPVDAKALGLHDYFSIIKRPMDLGTVKSRLSKNWYKSPREFAEDVRLTFRNAMTYNPEGQDVHIMAKQISQIFEERWPAIEAEFAYLSQPPAPKKPPPLDTRILERSDSTICPVAVDSKTKPVNYAPHVGRPPALKKPKAKDPHKRDMTFEEKQRLSNNLQNLPPQKLEIIVQIIRKRNSSVNQHDDEIEVDIDSVDVETLWELDRFVTNYKKSLSKNKRKAELAVLARRVPEHNTREMVHEGVPEPIIVEMPDKSKTVADEKYVATSSPAGEEKKGDNASRSSSSSSSSSDSGSSSSDSDSESSSAYGSEAAHSPRT encoded by the exons ATGGCGTCTGGGCCTCTGGTTGGGGGCGGCGCCGGCGGTGACGGCTCGTGGGAAAAGCAGCGATGGGCGGAGAGCAACAAGGTCTACACACGGAAATCCCACAAGAAGACCCCCAAGCCCACATCCAATCCCCGGCCCCCACCCTCCTCCGACCAAGCCCCCACCGCCGCCGCAGCAGCCGACGCCGCCGCCAGCTCTGTCCGCCACCCGCCCCCGCTGCAGCCCCCTGCCCCCTCCTCCGTGGCCTCCGACGATGACGCTTCCAGCCTTAACCGCCCCCAGCTCCCCGATGGTGCTCAGCGGAGTCAGCACAACTGCCACAGCCGTAGTGTCACCATCAGACTCGCCTCCCGTTCTCGGCAGGAGATCCGGGAGCTCCGCCGCAAACTCACCGCCGAGCTGGACCAGATCCGTTCACTCTCCCGGAAGATTGAGGTCCATGAGGTCCAGCTTGCCTCTGCTGCCGCCGCAGCTTCCTCTGCTCCGGCTGCCGGGTACACCCACTCCCAGCTCTCAGTGACTGACCCAAAGACCCCTATCTCTAGCAAGACCCCCGGTTCGGCTCCGTTCCGCCGCCAGCTCAGTGTCTCTGTTGCCACCGATAACAATCCTAGCGAGGGCGTGGAGAAGGAGAAGCGGACGCCTAAGGCCAACCAGTATTATCGGAACTCTGACTTTGTCCTCGGGAAAGAGAAATTTCCACCAGAGCCTCATGCCCACAAGAAATCCAAGGCTAATGGCGGCAAGAAGCATAGTTTGGGGGAGCTGGACTACGGCGCTCAAGCTGCTGAAAGTAAGCTGTATACCCAGGCCTTCAAGAGCTGTGCGGCGCTGCTTTCGAAACTGATGAAGCACAAGCATGGGTGGGTCTTCAACAGCCCGGTTGATGCGAAGGCCCTCGGTCTCCATGACTACTTCAGCATCATCAAACGCCCGATGGACCTTGGCACCGTTAAGTCCCGTCTCAGCAAGAACTGGTACAAGTCCCCCCGGGAGTTCGCCGAGGATGTTAGACTCACCTTCCGCAACGCCATGACGTACAATCCCGAGGGTCAGGATGTTCACATCATGGCCAAGCAGATATCCCAGATATTTGAGGAGCGGTGGCCTGCCATCGAAGCTGAGTTTGCCTACCTTTCCCAGCCACCTGCACCCAAGAAGCCTCCACCGCTTGACACGAGGATTCTGGAGAGGTCGGATTCTACCATTTGCCCCGTGGCAGTAGATTCGAAGACGAAGCCGGTGAATTATGCCCCGCATGTTGGCCGACCACCTGCCTTGAAGAAGCCGAAGGCAAAGGATCCACACAAGAGGGATATGACATTTGAAGAGAAGCAGAGGCTGAGCAATAACCTACAAAATCTTCCACCACAGAAGCTAGAGATCATAGTGCAGATAATTAGGAAGAGGAATTCGTCTGTCAACCAGCATGATGATGAAATTGAAGTGGATATAGATAGCGTGGATGTGGAGACACTCTGGGAGCTTGATAGATTCGTGACCAATTACAAAAAGAGTTTGAGCAAGAACAAGAGGAAGGCGGAGCTTGCAGTTCTAGCTAGGCGAGTGCCTGAGCATAATACCAGGGAAATGGTGCATGAAGGG GTTCCAGAGCCTATCATAGTGGAAATGCCCGACAAAAGTAAGACAG TGGCGGATGAGAAGTATGTCGCTACTTCATCACCAgctggagaagaaaagaagggggaCAATGCTAGTAGATCTAGTAGTTCAAGCAGCTCTAGCAGTGATTCAGGATCCTCTTCCAGTG ATTCTGACAGTGAAAGTTCTTCAGCGTATGGGTCGGAAGCGGCACATTCACCTAGAACATGA
- the LOC103703008 gene encoding transcription factor GTE4 isoform X1, with the protein MASGPLVGGGAGGDGSWEKQRWAESNKVYTRKSHKKTPKPTSNPRPPPSSDQAPTAAAAADAAASSVRHPPPLQPPAPSSVASDDDASSLNRPQLPDGAQRSQHNCHSRSVTIRLASRSRQEIRELRRKLTAELDQIRSLSRKIEVHEVQLASAAAAASSAPAAGYTHSQLSVTDPKTPISSKTPGSAPFRRQLSVSVATDNNPSEGVEKEKRTPKANQYYRNSDFVLGKEKFPPEPHAHKKSKANGGKKHSLGELDYGAQAAESKLYTQAFKSCAALLSKLMKHKHGWVFNSPVDAKALGLHDYFSIIKRPMDLGTVKSRLSKNWYKSPREFAEDVRLTFRNAMTYNPEGQDVHIMAKQISQIFEERWPAIEAEFAYLSQPPAPKKPPPLDTRILERSDSTICPVAVDSKTKPVNYAPHVGRPPALKKPKAKDPHKRDMTFEEKQRLSNNLQNLPPQKLEIIVQIIRKRNSSVNQHDDEIEVDIDSVDVETLWELDRFVTNYKKSLSKNKRKAELAVLARRVPEHNTREMVHEGVPEPIIVEMPDKSKTVVADEKYVATSSPAGEEKKGDNASRSSSSSSSSSDSGSSSSDSDSESSSAYGSEAAHSPRT; encoded by the exons ATGGCGTCTGGGCCTCTGGTTGGGGGCGGCGCCGGCGGTGACGGCTCGTGGGAAAAGCAGCGATGGGCGGAGAGCAACAAGGTCTACACACGGAAATCCCACAAGAAGACCCCCAAGCCCACATCCAATCCCCGGCCCCCACCCTCCTCCGACCAAGCCCCCACCGCCGCCGCAGCAGCCGACGCCGCCGCCAGCTCTGTCCGCCACCCGCCCCCGCTGCAGCCCCCTGCCCCCTCCTCCGTGGCCTCCGACGATGACGCTTCCAGCCTTAACCGCCCCCAGCTCCCCGATGGTGCTCAGCGGAGTCAGCACAACTGCCACAGCCGTAGTGTCACCATCAGACTCGCCTCCCGTTCTCGGCAGGAGATCCGGGAGCTCCGCCGCAAACTCACCGCCGAGCTGGACCAGATCCGTTCACTCTCCCGGAAGATTGAGGTCCATGAGGTCCAGCTTGCCTCTGCTGCCGCCGCAGCTTCCTCTGCTCCGGCTGCCGGGTACACCCACTCCCAGCTCTCAGTGACTGACCCAAAGACCCCTATCTCTAGCAAGACCCCCGGTTCGGCTCCGTTCCGCCGCCAGCTCAGTGTCTCTGTTGCCACCGATAACAATCCTAGCGAGGGCGTGGAGAAGGAGAAGCGGACGCCTAAGGCCAACCAGTATTATCGGAACTCTGACTTTGTCCTCGGGAAAGAGAAATTTCCACCAGAGCCTCATGCCCACAAGAAATCCAAGGCTAATGGCGGCAAGAAGCATAGTTTGGGGGAGCTGGACTACGGCGCTCAAGCTGCTGAAAGTAAGCTGTATACCCAGGCCTTCAAGAGCTGTGCGGCGCTGCTTTCGAAACTGATGAAGCACAAGCATGGGTGGGTCTTCAACAGCCCGGTTGATGCGAAGGCCCTCGGTCTCCATGACTACTTCAGCATCATCAAACGCCCGATGGACCTTGGCACCGTTAAGTCCCGTCTCAGCAAGAACTGGTACAAGTCCCCCCGGGAGTTCGCCGAGGATGTTAGACTCACCTTCCGCAACGCCATGACGTACAATCCCGAGGGTCAGGATGTTCACATCATGGCCAAGCAGATATCCCAGATATTTGAGGAGCGGTGGCCTGCCATCGAAGCTGAGTTTGCCTACCTTTCCCAGCCACCTGCACCCAAGAAGCCTCCACCGCTTGACACGAGGATTCTGGAGAGGTCGGATTCTACCATTTGCCCCGTGGCAGTAGATTCGAAGACGAAGCCGGTGAATTATGCCCCGCATGTTGGCCGACCACCTGCCTTGAAGAAGCCGAAGGCAAAGGATCCACACAAGAGGGATATGACATTTGAAGAGAAGCAGAGGCTGAGCAATAACCTACAAAATCTTCCACCACAGAAGCTAGAGATCATAGTGCAGATAATTAGGAAGAGGAATTCGTCTGTCAACCAGCATGATGATGAAATTGAAGTGGATATAGATAGCGTGGATGTGGAGACACTCTGGGAGCTTGATAGATTCGTGACCAATTACAAAAAGAGTTTGAGCAAGAACAAGAGGAAGGCGGAGCTTGCAGTTCTAGCTAGGCGAGTGCCTGAGCATAATACCAGGGAAATGGTGCATGAAGGG GTTCCAGAGCCTATCATAGTGGAAATGCCCGACAAAAGTAAGACAG TAGTGGCGGATGAGAAGTATGTCGCTACTTCATCACCAgctggagaagaaaagaagggggaCAATGCTAGTAGATCTAGTAGTTCAAGCAGCTCTAGCAGTGATTCAGGATCCTCTTCCAGTG ATTCTGACAGTGAAAGTTCTTCAGCGTATGGGTCGGAAGCGGCACATTCACCTAGAACATGA